One window of the Longimicrobium sp. genome contains the following:
- a CDS encoding DUF433 domain-containing protein: protein MDRITVNPRQCSGRPCIRGMRIRATDVLDLLASGLTREQVLEELPDLEPEDVEACLRFASRRIDYPVVVG from the coding sequence ATGGATCGCATCACCGTGAACCCCCGCCAGTGCAGCGGGCGCCCCTGCATCAGGGGAATGCGCATTCGCGCGACCGACGTCCTCGACCTGCTCGCCTCCGGGCTGACGCGCGAGCAGGTCCTGGAGGAGCTTCCGGATCTCGAACCGGAGGACGTCGAAGCCTGCCTCCGCTTTGCATCGCGGCGAATCGATTATCCAGTCGTCGTCGGGTAA
- a CDS encoding MBL fold metallo-hydrolase: MPATPRFPALAAALGFALLPLAAAAQPGTDTVRVQVVPVAGGVWMLVGRGGNIGVSAGDDGVVLVDDQYAPLTERIRAAVATVSPRPIRFVLNTHWHPDHTGGNENLGRGGALIVAHDNVRVRLGSEQFVERLNQRFPPSPVAALPVVTFNDAVTFHLNGDEVHAFHVAPAHTDGDAVVHWRRANVIHMGDVFFNGAYPFVDTSSGGSVRGVLAACERALALANAETKVIPGHGALSDRAGLQAYRDMLATAVQRVSAAVAAGKTLEQVKAERPLADLDAAWGRGFITPESFLETLYRELASAARR, encoded by the coding sequence ATGCCCGCCACGCCCCGCTTCCCGGCCCTCGCGGCCGCCCTCGGCTTCGCGCTCCTCCCGCTCGCCGCCGCGGCGCAGCCGGGGACGGACACGGTGCGCGTGCAGGTGGTGCCGGTGGCGGGCGGTGTGTGGATGCTGGTGGGGCGCGGCGGCAACATCGGCGTGTCGGCGGGCGACGACGGGGTGGTGCTGGTGGACGACCAGTACGCGCCGCTCACGGAGCGCATCCGCGCGGCCGTGGCCACGGTGAGCCCGCGCCCGATCCGCTTCGTGCTGAACACGCACTGGCACCCCGACCACACGGGCGGCAACGAGAACCTGGGGCGCGGCGGGGCGCTGATCGTGGCGCACGACAACGTGCGGGTGCGCCTCGGCAGCGAGCAGTTCGTGGAGCGGCTGAACCAGCGCTTCCCGCCCTCGCCGGTGGCGGCGCTCCCGGTGGTGACCTTCAACGACGCGGTCACCTTCCACCTGAACGGCGACGAGGTGCACGCCTTCCACGTGGCCCCCGCGCACACCGACGGCGACGCGGTGGTGCACTGGCGCCGCGCCAACGTCATCCACATGGGCGACGTGTTCTTCAACGGCGCGTACCCGTTCGTCGACACCTCGAGCGGCGGCTCGGTGCGCGGCGTGCTGGCCGCGTGCGAGCGCGCGCTGGCGCTGGCGAACGCCGAGACGAAGGTGATCCCCGGCCACGGCGCGCTCTCCGACCGCGCCGGGCTGCAGGCGTACCGCGACATGCTGGCGACGGCCGTCCAGCGCGTCTCGGCCGCGGTGGCCGCGGGGAAGACGCTGGAGCAGGTGAAGGCCGAGCGCCCCCTGGCCGACCTGGACGCCGCCTGGGGCCGGGGCTTCATCACCCCCGAGTCGTTCCTGGAGACGCTCTACCGCGAGCTCGCGAGCGCGGCGCGGCGGTGA
- a CDS encoding tetratricopeptide repeat protein: MRPKRLTPPVRRTTRRWRTPPAITHGQEAFEGLGVLDEVRGPLGLLLWQSLRDVNLWSSFPPDERAEVFVPGADAWLLGMIRSAEVDVQLESPLMTIMRMVASPGEARPEAVELACQHVAHWADNHDHAATSIAFAQAAALAVPFDAGAAYAVGRLARRRAEYSRAETWFRRAVALARQSGDWTSYALAFSGLGNLYKQRGNFPAARRFHVRALRAARRHSLRSIQGAALHDLFVLAAGSNQNDDAERYARGAFELYGPDHPRLSALANDIAYFWMERGHFAAALTVFQALLPHMMRHEDRLVGLANIVRASAGAGQRRLFEESWDEVWDGLARNEQTENASAVLLELAHGAAQLGESERAERAAERAVKIARDRGEGRTLLTAESVLESARRGRAVRTRAEAPPRPEREEETDAFAADLVRSLNASLVAR, translated from the coding sequence ATGCGACCCAAGCGACTCACGCCGCCGGTGCGCCGCACCACGCGCCGCTGGCGGACCCCTCCCGCGATCACCCATGGACAGGAGGCGTTCGAAGGACTGGGCGTGCTCGACGAGGTGCGGGGGCCGTTGGGGCTCCTGCTGTGGCAGTCGCTGCGCGACGTGAACCTGTGGTCCAGCTTTCCGCCCGACGAGCGCGCGGAGGTGTTCGTGCCGGGCGCCGACGCGTGGCTGCTGGGGATGATCCGCTCGGCCGAGGTGGACGTGCAGCTCGAGTCGCCGCTGATGACCATCATGCGCATGGTGGCCTCGCCCGGCGAGGCGCGGCCCGAGGCGGTGGAGCTGGCCTGCCAGCACGTGGCGCACTGGGCCGACAACCACGACCACGCCGCCACCTCCATCGCCTTCGCGCAGGCCGCGGCGCTGGCGGTGCCGTTCGACGCGGGCGCGGCGTACGCGGTGGGGCGCCTGGCGCGGCGGCGGGCCGAGTACTCGCGCGCCGAGACCTGGTTCCGCCGCGCCGTGGCGCTGGCCCGCCAGAGCGGCGACTGGACCAGCTACGCGCTGGCCTTCTCGGGGCTCGGCAACCTGTACAAGCAGCGCGGCAACTTCCCCGCGGCGCGGCGCTTCCACGTGCGCGCGCTGCGCGCGGCGCGCCGCCACAGCCTGCGCTCGATCCAGGGCGCCGCGCTGCACGACCTGTTCGTGCTCGCGGCCGGGTCCAACCAGAACGACGACGCCGAGCGCTACGCCCGGGGCGCCTTCGAGCTGTACGGCCCCGACCACCCGCGGCTCTCGGCGCTGGCCAACGACATCGCCTACTTCTGGATGGAGCGCGGCCACTTCGCCGCGGCGCTCACCGTGTTCCAGGCGCTCCTGCCGCACATGATGCGGCACGAGGACCGGCTGGTGGGGCTCGCCAACATCGTGCGCGCCTCCGCCGGCGCCGGGCAGCGGCGGCTCTTCGAGGAGAGCTGGGACGAGGTGTGGGACGGGCTCGCGCGCAACGAGCAGACCGAGAACGCCAGCGCGGTGCTGCTGGAGCTGGCCCACGGCGCCGCGCAGCTCGGCGAGAGCGAGCGGGCCGAGCGCGCGGCCGAGCGCGCGGTGAAGATCGCCCGCGACCGGGGCGAGGGACGCACCCTGCTCACCGCCGAGTCGGTGCTGGAGTCGGCGCGCCGCGGCCGCGCCGTGCGCACCCGCGCCGAGGCGCCGCCGCGCCCCGAGCGCGAGGAGGAGACGGACGCGTTCGCGGCGGACCTGGTCCGCTCGCTGAACGCCTCGCTGGTCGCCCGGTAG
- a CDS encoding helix-turn-helix domain-containing protein, producing the protein MKIGARPLLVLHGDEQFRERVRKVAGKEYTFQAVPDWPSLEEAVRDSPPSALVVVNPYEDTNGRAGPSPALRSLLVEFPSTAVFAALEVKPERVDDLRTLGKWGVVQVISIAHDDTPQALVQRFRASQGRPLKALLENVLPPDTPGRARAIVDAAAEVVAVGGHGRDLARSLQLSRRTLLRWCERAELPPPRKLLAWMRILLACELLDDPGRTVLSVAHACGYSSDSGLRRVTQKFVGSSPTELRRRGAFARASKVFLEALSKYRGATPM; encoded by the coding sequence ATGAAGATCGGAGCACGCCCCCTTCTGGTCCTGCACGGCGACGAGCAGTTCCGCGAGCGCGTCCGCAAGGTCGCGGGCAAGGAGTACACGTTCCAGGCGGTCCCCGACTGGCCCTCGCTGGAAGAGGCGGTGCGCGACTCGCCCCCCTCGGCGCTGGTGGTGGTGAACCCCTACGAAGACACCAACGGCCGCGCGGGCCCCTCGCCGGCGCTGCGCTCGCTGCTGGTGGAGTTCCCCTCCACGGCGGTGTTCGCCGCGCTGGAGGTGAAGCCCGAGCGGGTGGACGACCTGCGCACGCTGGGGAAGTGGGGCGTGGTGCAGGTGATCTCCATCGCCCACGACGACACGCCGCAGGCGCTGGTGCAGCGCTTCCGCGCCTCGCAGGGCCGCCCGCTCAAGGCGCTGCTGGAGAACGTGCTGCCGCCCGACACGCCGGGGCGCGCGCGCGCCATCGTCGACGCGGCCGCCGAGGTGGTGGCGGTGGGCGGCCACGGGCGCGACCTGGCCCGCTCGCTCCAGCTCTCGCGCCGCACGCTGCTGCGCTGGTGCGAGCGCGCCGAGCTGCCGCCGCCGCGCAAGCTGCTGGCGTGGATGCGCATCCTGCTGGCGTGCGAGCTCCTGGACGACCCCGGGCGCACGGTGCTCTCGGTGGCGCACGCCTGCGGCTACTCGTCGGACAGCGGGCTCAGGCGCGTCACGCAGAAGTTCGTGGGCTCCAGCCCCACGGAGCTGCGCCGCCGCGGCGCCTTCGCCCGCGCCAGCAAGGTGTTCCTGGAGGCGCTCTCCAAGTACCGCGGCGCCACGCCGATGTGA
- a CDS encoding lactate 2-monooxygenase, with product MAGSEAAIRRQSEVYVGGMAGRTPTIPVDVRELEEEARRAMSREAYAYVAGGAGGESTVRANREAFERWRIVPRVLRDVSERDTSVELFGRELPAPLLVAPIGVLELAHAEADLGVAAAAAEAGVPMVFSSQASVPMEECARAMGGAPRWFQLYWSRNDALVESFARRAEGCGCEAIVVTLDTTLLGWRTRDLDLAYLPFLRGKGIAQYVSDPVFMASLDDVAPSAAAGQKREVNLRSLAAFVELTRAHPGSFWKNLRSKAPLAAVQQFVGTYSRPSLTWDDLPFLRGRTKLPILLKGILHPDDARRALDHGMDGVIVSNHGGRQVDGAIATLDALPGIVEAVAGRAPVLMDSGVRGGADVFKALALGARAVLVGRPYVYALALAGRAGVLELLRNWIADFELTMGLAGCRSVAEIGPEALVRAQ from the coding sequence GTGGCGGGCTCCGAGGCGGCGATCCGCAGGCAGTCCGAGGTCTACGTGGGCGGGATGGCGGGGAGGACGCCCACCATCCCCGTGGACGTGCGCGAGCTGGAGGAGGAGGCGCGCCGGGCCATGTCGCGCGAGGCGTACGCCTACGTGGCGGGCGGCGCCGGCGGCGAGAGCACCGTGCGCGCCAACCGCGAGGCGTTCGAGCGCTGGCGCATCGTCCCCCGCGTGCTGCGCGACGTCTCCGAGCGCGACACCTCGGTGGAGCTCTTCGGGCGCGAGCTTCCCGCGCCGCTCCTGGTGGCGCCGATCGGCGTGCTGGAGCTGGCGCACGCGGAGGCCGACCTGGGCGTGGCGGCCGCCGCGGCCGAGGCGGGGGTGCCGATGGTGTTCTCCAGCCAGGCCTCGGTGCCGATGGAGGAGTGCGCCCGGGCGATGGGCGGCGCCCCGCGCTGGTTCCAGCTCTACTGGAGCAGGAACGACGCGCTGGTGGAGAGCTTCGCCCGCCGCGCGGAAGGCTGCGGCTGCGAGGCGATCGTGGTGACGCTCGACACCACGCTGCTCGGCTGGCGCACGCGCGACCTGGACCTGGCCTACCTCCCCTTCCTGCGCGGCAAGGGGATCGCGCAGTACGTGAGCGACCCCGTCTTCATGGCCAGCCTGGACGACGTGGCGCCCTCCGCGGCGGCCGGCCAGAAGCGCGAGGTGAACCTGCGCTCACTGGCGGCGTTCGTGGAGCTCACGCGCGCGCACCCGGGGAGCTTCTGGAAGAACCTGCGCTCGAAGGCGCCGCTGGCGGCGGTGCAGCAGTTCGTGGGCACCTACTCGCGCCCGTCGCTCACCTGGGACGACCTCCCCTTCCTGCGCGGGCGCACGAAGCTGCCGATCCTGCTGAAGGGCATCCTCCACCCCGACGACGCCCGCCGCGCGCTGGATCACGGGATGGACGGGGTGATCGTCTCCAACCACGGCGGCCGCCAGGTGGACGGCGCGATCGCGACGCTGGACGCGCTCCCGGGGATCGTCGAGGCGGTCGCCGGCCGCGCACCCGTGCTGATGGACAGCGGCGTGCGCGGCGGCGCGGACGTCTTCAAGGCGCTGGCCCTGGGCGCCCGCGCGGTGCTGGTCGGCCGCCCGTACGTCTACGCGCTGGCGCTCGCGGGCCGCGCGGGCGTGCTGGAGCTGCTCAGGAACTGGATCGCCGACTTCGAGCTGACCATGGGGCTGGCCGGGTGCCGCTCGGTGGCCGAGATCGGACCGGAGGCGCTGGTGCGGGCGCAGTAA